The following nucleotide sequence is from Nesterenkonia xinjiangensis.
GGGCACGCCGCTGGAAGGCGTCTATGTCCTCGGCCTGCAGCTGAGCTCGGTGCAGTGGGGCACCGCCATCGCCGCCGAGTCCGGCGGTGACCCCCGCTCCGGAGCCCGCACCCTGGCCGACGCCGATGCCGCGGCGGGCAGCATCCTGCAGAGCGCACTGGGCGGCTGAACGGCCCCGGCACAGCAGGTGGCTCTGCGGTTTGAGCCCTTATGACGCGATGTTCGCCTTCATAAGGGCCCGATCCGCAGAGCCACTGGGGAAGGCGCCCCTCAGGCGCGCTCCCGCATCCGCGCGTCCAGGGTGTTCTGCGCGAAGAACTCCGCCAGCCCTGAGGTGTCGGTCAGCGGCAGGACCTGCGCCACGTACTGGTCCGGACGGACCACGACGACGGCGCCCTCCCGGGAGATGCCGCGGGCCTCGAAGATGTCCTCGTCATCGAGCACGGCGAAGACCTTCTCGTACTGCAGCAGCCGGAAGGGCCCCACCTCCGGCAGGAAGATCCGCGGGGCGTCGGTGACCTCGAACTCGGTGTGCCGCTGCTGGTAGACGACCTTGACGTCGACGAGCGCATCGACGTCCTCACCCTCGGGAGTGCAGCGCACCACCGGGGAGTCCGGGGACTCGGCCATCCACTGCGCCCAGTCGGTCAGCGCGGAGGGCTGTCCGGCGGCCGGGCGGTCGGCGAAGGCGTATATCCGCCAGCGGCCGTCCGCTTCGGCCTGGTGGCCCAGGTGCAGCGGATTGGTGTCGCAGACCCGCACCACTCGGGAAGATTTGAACCGCTTGCCCACCGGGAAACCCTCGGCCAGCCCCTGATGCTCGTCGGTGCCGATGACCATCGAGGGTTCGTACTGGGTCATGAAGCCGGCCGGGAACTCCGCGGTCTTGACGTAGAAGTCCTCCAGCTCGGAGGGGTCGCTGAAGTCTTCCGGCCGCTTGGCCATCATCGTGGACCACTCGCGGTCGAAGTCGATCAGATTCTGCGCGATCACCTGGCGCTCGGCCGAGTAGGTGCGCAGCAGGTCCTCCGGACTGCGCCCGGAGAGCACATGCCCCAGCTTCCAGCCCAGGTTGAAGCCGTCCTGCATGGACACGTTCATGCCCTGCCCGGCCTTGGCGGAGTGGGTGTGGCAGGCGTCTCCGGCGATGAACACCCGCGGGGTGTGCGAGCCGCTCGCCCCGTCATCGACGTCGTCGAACTTGTCTGTCAGCCGGTGGCCCACCTCATAGACGCTGTGCCAGGCCACATTGCGCACCTGAAGCGTGTAGGGGTGCAGGATCGCATTGGCCTTCTGCGCGATCTCCTCCACCGTGGTCTCCCGGATGCGCGCCTTGCGCTCAGGGGTGACCTCGCCGAGGTCCACATACATGCGGAACAGGTGGCCGCCTTCCCGCGGGATCAGCAGGATGCTGCCCCCGGAGTGGGACTGGATGGCGCATTTGAGCCGGATGTCGGGGAAGTCCGTGCGGGCCAGCACGTCCATCACACCCCAGGCGTGGTTGGCCTGGTCGCCGTCGAGGCTGCGCCCGATCGAGGCGCGCACCCGGCTGCGGGCGCCGTCGGCTCCCAGCACGTACTTCGCACGGATCACGCGTTCTTCGCCTTCCCGCGGGCCGGAGGTGTGTCTGACCCGCACGGCCACCGGGTGCTCCCCGGAGTCCTCCACAGTGAGGTCCAGGAACTCGATCCCGTAGTCCGGGCGCATCCGGCTTGGTGAACGCTCCATGAAAGCGCCGAAGTGGTCCAGGATGCGCGCCTGGTTGACGATCAGATGCGGGAACTCGCTGACGTCCTGCGGATCGTCCACCGGCTGGGCGGCGCGCGCGATGTGCTCCGGGTGCTCGGTGTCCGGCTTCCAGAACGCCATCTCGGTGATGTGATAGGCCTCGCAGGAGAGCTCCTCGGCGAAGCCGAAGGCCTGGAAGGTCTCCACGCTGCGGGCCTGGATGCCGTCGGCCTGACCGACCTGAAGCCGGTGGGGGCGGCGCTCGATGATCCGGGTGTGGACCTCCGGGAACATGGACAGCTGGGCGGCTGCGATCATTCCTGCCGGGCCGGTGCCCACGATGAGCACGTCCATCTCGTCAGGGAGATCCTCGGGACGGTCCAGACCGATCCCGGCGGCGGGGCGGATGCGCGGATCCGTGGAGACGTAACCGTGGTGGTGAAACTGCATCGTCATGCTCCTGCGGGTGGCTGGGGGATGAACTCGGCGGCGAGGCGCTCGGCGCCGCGGGCGGCCAGGGAGACGTCGGCGCCCACCAGGATCCAGTCGGCGCCCGCGGCCACGTAGCCCCTGGCGACGTCCGGGTCGAAGGCGTTGACACCGACCGGCACTCCGGCGGCGCGTCCGGCGGCGAAGGACCGCTCGACGGCGGCGACGACGTCCGGGTGGGTCTGCTGGCCGAGCAGCCCCATGGAGGCGGACAGATCGGAGGGTCCCAGGAAGATGCCGTCGATGCCGTCCACAGCGGCGATGTCCTCGGCGTTCTCCACACCCTCGACGGTCTCGATCTGGACGAACACCGAGACGTGCTCGGCACCGCGGGCCAGATAGTCGGGAACCCGGCTCCATCGGCCGGAGCGGGCCAAGGCGCTGCCGATCCCGCGTCGGCCCGCCGGGGGGTACTGCGCGGCGGCGGCGACCTCGCGGGCCTCCTCGGCGGTGGAGACCATCGGGACCAGGATGTTCTGGGCCCCGAGGTCGAGCACCTGTTTGATGGTGACCGCATCCGCTGACGGGACGCGCACGATCGGGGTGACGGGGTATCCGGAGACCGCGTGCAGCTGGGCGAGGATCGACTCCAGGCCGTTGGGGGCGTGCTCCATGTCCAGCAGCAGCACGTCCAGCCCGCCGCCGGCCATGACCTCCGCCATCACCGGCGATCCGGAGCAGACCCAGCCCCCCACCAGGGGGCGATCGGAGTCGGTGAGCCGTTCGCGCAGGGTGGGGCTCAGATGAATCGGCATGTCACAGCTCCCAGTTCTCCGTAGTCACAGTGGACGGTGTCTCCGGGGTGGACCCACATGGGCCGGGTGAAGGATCCGGCGAGGATGATCTCTCCGGCCTCGAGCCGGTCCCCGTGTCCGGCGAGCCGGTCGGCCAGCCAGGCGACCCCGCGGGCGGGGTGGCCCAGCACGGCGGCGGCCACCCCGGACTCCTCGATGGTCTCGTTGCGGTACAGCAGCGCGGAGACCCAGCGGAGGTCGACGTCGTGGGGCCGCACCGGCCGACCGCCGTAGACCATGGCACCCATCGCGGCGTTGTCACTGATGGTGTCCACGATGCTTCGTCCCTCCATCTCGATGCGGCTGGAGAGGACCTCGAGGGCGGGCACCACGTAGTCGGTGGCGTCCAGGACGTCGAAGATCGTGGTCTCTCGGCCGGTGAGATCCCTGCCGGACAGCTCCCGGCCCAGGACGAAGGCCAGCTCCACCTCCACTCGCACTCCGGTGAAGGAGCCGTGCTCCAGCACCGCACCGGTCTCATGGACCATGTCGGCGAAGATGGTGCCGTAGTCGGGCTCCGTGATGCCGGTGGCGACCTGCATGACCTTCGAGGTCAGACCGATCTTGTGGCCGGCCGGGCGGCGGCCGGCCTCGATGCCTCGGCGTCGCCACTCGTTCTGCACCGCGTAAGAGTCCTCCACGGTCATCTCCGGGTGACGGGCGGTCAGCAGCGGAACCATGGAACGGTCCCGCTCAGCGGCTGCCAGCTCGTCGGCGATCTGTCCGATCTGGGTCTCAGTGAGCATGTGTTCCTCCTCTAGAGCTGGTGGCCCAGCTTGTACTCGCCCTGCTTCCAGGTGGGCATCGACTCCGCGCCCTCGTCCGCCCGGGTGTAGGAGAATCCGTCGGCTCCGATGGTCACAGCCATCTCGGAGTCGTCGGTGCGTTCGGCGGTGGGCACCGGGCGTCCCTCGAGGTCCAGCACCGTGGAGGCCTCGGTGTACCAGGAGGGGACCACCGGGTTGCCCCACCAGTCGCGGCGCTGGTTGTCGTGGACGTCCCAGGTGACGCGCGGGTTGTCCGGGTCGCCGGTGTAGTAGTCCTGGGTGTAGACCTCGATGCGGTGCCCGTCCGGGTCGCGCAGGTAGAGGTAGAAGGCGTTGGAGACCCCGTGCCGGCCGGGGCCGCGCTCGATGTGGTCGGAGAGCCGCAGCGCACCCAGCTTGTCGCAGATGGCCAGGATGTTGTGCTTCTCATGGGTGGCGAAGGCGACATGGTGCATCCGGGGCCCGGCGCCGCCGGTCATGGCGGTGTCATGCACTGTGGGCTTGCGGCGCATCCAGGCGGCGTAGGTGGTGCCGGCGTCGTCCTGGATGTCCTCGGTGACGCGGAAGCCGAGGGTCTCCATGTATCCCACGGCTCGCGGCACGTCCGGGGTGACCTGGTTGAAATGGTCGATGCGCACCAGCGCGCCGGGGGAGTAGAGGTCATAGCGCCAGGCGAGCCGCTCCACATGTTCCACCTCGTGGAAGAACTCGTAGGGGAAGCCCAGCGGGTCCTGCACTCGGACCGAGTCGCCGAGTCCCTTGACGAAGCCCTCGGAGTTCCGCTTCACCGGGCAGCCCAGCTCCCGGTAGAAGGCCTCGGCGCGGTCCAGGTCCTCCGGACTGCGCACCCGGTAGGAGAAGGCGGCGACGGCGGCCTCGTCCCCCTTCCGGAGGATCAGGTTGTGATGGATGAACTCCTCCATGGAGCGCAGGTAGATGGCGTCCTCGTCCTCCTCGGTGACCACCAGGTCCAACACGTCCACGTAGAAGTCACGGGAGCGCTGCAGATCGGTGACCACCAGCTCCATGGAGGCGCACCGCAGGATGTCCGGCGGCGGAGTGGAGGGGGTCGGGAGGGGGTTCGGGTTCGTGTCTGTCATGCTGAGCGTCCTTGCTGCTGATGAGGATGAGAGGGGATGGGGCAGTGCGGTGCGGGGTCAGTCGGCCTTGCCGAAGACCGGGTTGTGGACCTCGCCGAGATTGATGTGGACCGCCTGCTGGTCGGTGTAGAAGTCCAGGGAGCGGTAGCCGCCCTCATGGCCGAGGCCGGAGGCCTTCACCCCGCCGAACGGGGTGCGCAGGTCTCGGACGTTGTTGGAGTTCAGCCACACCATGCCGGCGTCGACTGCCTGGGCGAAGTTGTGGGAGCGCTTGAGGTCATTGGTCCACACGTAGGCGGCCAGTCCGTACCGGGTGTCATTGGCCAGGGCGAGGGCCTCCTCCTCGGTGTCGAAGGGTGTGATGGCGACGACGGGCCCGAAGATCTCCTCCTGGAAGATCCGCGCGGTGGGCGGGACGTCGGCGAAGACCGTCGGTGCCACGAAGTTCCCCGACTCGAAGCCCTCCGGACGGCCGCCTCCGGCCACGAGTCGGCCCTCGGTCTTGCCGAGCTCCACGTAGCTCATGACCTTCTCGTAATGCTCCGGGTGCACCAGGGCGCCCACCTCGGTGGACTTCTCGTGCGGCAGCCCGACCTTCACCCGCTTCGCCTGGGCGGCGTAGCGCTCCACGAACTCGTCGTAGAACTCCCGCTGGACCAGGATCCGCGAACCGGCGGTGCAGCGCTCCCCGTTGAGGGAGAACACCCCGAAGATGGTGGCGTTGACAGCGGCCTCCAGGTCGGCGTCGGCGAAGACGATCGCCGGGGATTTCCCGCCCAGCTCCATGGACAGGCCCTTCAGGTGCGGGGCCGCGTTGGCGAAGATCAGCTGACCGGTAGCGGACTCACCGGTGAAGGAGATCAGCGGGACCTCCGGGTGCTTGACCAGGGCGTCGCCGGCCTGCTCGCCGAAGCCGTTGACCAAGTTGAACACGCCCTGCGGCAGGCCGGCCTCTTCGAAGATGCCGGCCCACAGGCCGGCGGAGAGCGGGGTGAACTCCGCCGGCTTGAGCACCACCGTGTTGCCGGCCGCGATGGCCGGGGCGAGCTTCCAGCTCTCCAGCATGAACGGGGTGTTCCAGGGGGTGATGAGACCGGCGACGCCGATGGGCTTGCGGTTCACATAGTTCACCTGCCGGCCGGGCACCTTGTAGACGTCGTCGGCCTGCGCGACGATCAGGTCCGCGAAGAACCGGAAGTTCTCCGCGGCCCGGCGCGCCTGACCGAGAGCCTGGGTGATCGGCAGCCCGGAGTCGAAGGACTCCAGCTCGGCGAGCCGATCTCCGCGGGTCTCCAC
It contains:
- a CDS encoding FAD-binding monooxygenase, with the protein product MQFHHHGYVSTDPRIRPAAGIGLDRPEDLPDEMDVLIVGTGPAGMIAAAQLSMFPEVHTRIIERRPHRLQVGQADGIQARSVETFQAFGFAEELSCEAYHITEMAFWKPDTEHPEHIARAAQPVDDPQDVSEFPHLIVNQARILDHFGAFMERSPSRMRPDYGIEFLDLTVEDSGEHPVAVRVRHTSGPREGEERVIRAKYVLGADGARSRVRASIGRSLDGDQANHAWGVMDVLARTDFPDIRLKCAIQSHSGGSILLIPREGGHLFRMYVDLGEVTPERKARIRETTVEEIAQKANAILHPYTLQVRNVAWHSVYEVGHRLTDKFDDVDDGASGSHTPRVFIAGDACHTHSAKAGQGMNVSMQDGFNLGWKLGHVLSGRSPEDLLRTYSAERQVIAQNLIDFDREWSTMMAKRPEDFSDPSELEDFYVKTAEFPAGFMTQYEPSMVIGTDEHQGLAEGFPVGKRFKSSRVVRVCDTNPLHLGHQAEADGRWRIYAFADRPAAGQPSALTDWAQWMAESPDSPVVRCTPEGEDVDALVDVKVVYQQRHTEFEVTDAPRIFLPEVGPFRLLQYEKVFAVLDDEDIFEARGISREGAVVVVRPDQYVAQVLPLTDTSGLAEFFAQNTLDARMRERA
- a CDS encoding HpcH/HpaI aldolase family protein; this translates as MPIHLSPTLRERLTDSDRPLVGGWVCSGSPVMAEVMAGGGLDVLLLDMEHAPNGLESILAQLHAVSGYPVTPIVRVPSADAVTIKQVLDLGAQNILVPMVSTAEEAREVAAAAQYPPAGRRGIGSALARSGRWSRVPDYLARGAEHVSVFVQIETVEGVENAEDIAAVDGIDGIFLGPSDLSASMGLLGQQTHPDVVAAVERSFAAGRAAGVPVGVNAFDPDVARGYVAAGADWILVGADVSLAARGAERLAAEFIPQPPAGA
- a CDS encoding fumarylacetoacetate hydrolase family protein, with translation MLTETQIGQIADELAAAERDRSMVPLLTARHPEMTVEDSYAVQNEWRRRGIEAGRRPAGHKIGLTSKVMQVATGITEPDYGTIFADMVHETGAVLEHGSFTGVRVEVELAFVLGRELSGRDLTGRETTIFDVLDATDYVVPALEVLSSRIEMEGRSIVDTISDNAAMGAMVYGGRPVRPHDVDLRWVSALLYRNETIEESGVAAAVLGHPARGVAWLADRLAGHGDRLEAGEIILAGSFTRPMWVHPGDTVHCDYGELGAVTCRFI
- the hpaD gene encoding 3,4-dihydroxyphenylacetate 2,3-dioxygenase, which translates into the protein MTDTNPNPLPTPSTPPPDILRCASMELVVTDLQRSRDFYVDVLDLVVTEEDEDAIYLRSMEEFIHHNLILRKGDEAAVAAFSYRVRSPEDLDRAEAFYRELGCPVKRNSEGFVKGLGDSVRVQDPLGFPYEFFHEVEHVERLAWRYDLYSPGALVRIDHFNQVTPDVPRAVGYMETLGFRVTEDIQDDAGTTYAAWMRRKPTVHDTAMTGGAGPRMHHVAFATHEKHNILAICDKLGALRLSDHIERGPGRHGVSNAFYLYLRDPDGHRIEVYTQDYYTGDPDNPRVTWDVHDNQRRDWWGNPVVPSWYTEASTVLDLEGRPVPTAERTDDSEMAVTIGADGFSYTRADEGAESMPTWKQGEYKLGHQL
- the hpaE gene encoding 5-carboxymethyl-2-hydroxymuconate semialdehyde dehydrogenase; this encodes MNSLETQTAGPVTETAGHRVPTDLPQSIRHYIDGEFVDSTDGETFDVIDPVTNATYIQAASGKAADVDRAVAAARRAFVEGPWPRMLPRERSRVLHRIADLVETRGDRLAELESFDSGLPITQALGQARRAAENFRFFADLIVAQADDVYKVPGRQVNYVNRKPIGVAGLITPWNTPFMLESWKLAPAIAAGNTVVLKPAEFTPLSAGLWAGIFEEAGLPQGVFNLVNGFGEQAGDALVKHPEVPLISFTGESATGQLIFANAAPHLKGLSMELGGKSPAIVFADADLEAAVNATIFGVFSLNGERCTAGSRILVQREFYDEFVERYAAQAKRVKVGLPHEKSTEVGALVHPEHYEKVMSYVELGKTEGRLVAGGGRPEGFESGNFVAPTVFADVPPTARIFQEEIFGPVVAITPFDTEEEALALANDTRYGLAAYVWTNDLKRSHNFAQAVDAGMVWLNSNNVRDLRTPFGGVKASGLGHEGGYRSLDFYTDQQAVHINLGEVHNPVFGKAD